From one Planktothrix sp. FACHB-1365 genomic stretch:
- the aroF gene encoding 3-deoxy-7-phosphoheptulonate synthase produces the protein MLDAKLVSKTHPEHQTVINISDTVTVGGQDLLIIGGPCAVESLEQMEQVARHLAHTSVQMLRGGVFKPRTSPYSFQGLALEGLHILKGISQRHHIPVVTEVMSIEQIESVVTYADMLQIGSRNMQNFELLKALGKAGKPVLLKRGLAATIEEFVMAAEYILSHGNPDVILCERGIRSFDNFTRNVLDLGAVVGLKQLTHLPVIVDPSHAVGKRELVEPLAKAAIACGADGLIIECHPEPEKSVSDARQALSLEDMAELVNHLRPVAVAVGREILQVESPALAFV, from the coding sequence ATGTTAGATGCTAAACTCGTTTCTAAAACCCATCCTGAACATCAAACCGTTATTAATATTTCTGATACCGTGACTGTCGGGGGTCAAGACTTATTAATCATTGGTGGCCCTTGTGCGGTGGAAAGTTTAGAACAAATGGAACAAGTCGCCCGCCATCTCGCCCATACTTCCGTACAAATGCTGCGAGGCGGAGTCTTCAAACCCAGAACCTCTCCCTACTCCTTCCAAGGTCTAGCTTTGGAAGGACTTCATATTTTAAAGGGTATTAGTCAACGCCATCATATTCCTGTTGTGACCGAGGTAATGTCTATTGAACAAATTGAATCTGTTGTCACTTATGCGGATATGCTACAAATTGGAAGCCGCAATATGCAGAATTTTGAATTATTAAAAGCTTTGGGAAAAGCGGGTAAACCTGTTCTATTAAAACGAGGTTTAGCGGCAACTATAGAAGAATTTGTGATGGCTGCTGAATATATTTTAAGTCATGGCAACCCGGATGTTATTTTATGCGAAAGAGGTATTCGCAGTTTCGATAATTTCACCCGCAATGTCTTAGATTTAGGGGCTGTTGTTGGTTTAAAACAGTTAACCCATTTACCTGTTATTGTTGATCCATCCCATGCGGTCGGAAAACGAGAATTAGTTGAACCTTTAGCAAAAGCCGCCATTGCTTGTGGGGCGGATGGACTGATTATTGAATGTCATCCTGAACCGGAAAAATCCGTTTCTGATGCTAGACAAGCCTTATCTTTAGAAGATATGGCGGAGTTGGTTAATCATTTACGTCCCGTTGCGGTAGCTGTCGGACGAGAGATTCTTCAGGTTGAATCTCCAGCACTGGCATTCGTTTAA
- a CDS encoding alpha/beta fold hydrolase encodes MLIASSVSQTWIWKGFPICYVREGNNGPAVVLVHGFGASWGHWRKNIPDLAKHCRVFALDLIGFGGSAKPKPTEEIAYTFETWGLQIADFCREVVQEPAFLVGNSIGCIAVMQVAIDHPNIVQEVALLNCSLRLLHDRKRDQLPWYRNYGASVAQELLKYSWFNRFFFKQLATPQTVKKVLLQAYQRDEAVTDELVEMLLKPAQDQGAVDVFAAFTRYSQGPLPEDLFPKLPCKAIILWGTDDPWEPIELGEEFKQYSTVKQFIRLEGVGHCPQDEAPELVNPILLDWMLS; translated from the coding sequence ATGTTGATTGCTTCATCTGTTTCGCAAACTTGGATTTGGAAAGGCTTCCCCATTTGTTATGTGAGGGAGGGTAATAATGGCCCTGCGGTGGTTTTGGTTCATGGGTTTGGAGCATCTTGGGGACATTGGCGGAAAAATATCCCTGACTTAGCAAAACATTGTCGCGTTTTTGCATTAGATTTAATTGGGTTTGGAGGGTCAGCTAAACCCAAACCGACGGAAGAAATCGCTTATACCTTTGAAACCTGGGGACTACAAATCGCTGATTTTTGTCGAGAAGTTGTTCAAGAACCTGCTTTTTTAGTTGGAAATTCTATTGGTTGTATTGCGGTGATGCAGGTAGCTATTGATCACCCTAATATTGTTCAAGAAGTTGCTTTATTAAACTGTTCTTTAAGATTATTACACGATCGCAAACGGGATCAACTTCCTTGGTATCGCAATTATGGGGCGAGTGTAGCCCAAGAGTTATTAAAATATTCCTGGTTTAATCGATTCTTTTTTAAACAATTAGCAACGCCTCAAACTGTTAAAAAAGTATTATTACAAGCTTATCAACGAGATGAAGCCGTTACGGATGAATTAGTCGAAATGTTACTAAAACCCGCCCAAGATCAAGGTGCAGTAGATGTTTTTGCTGCCTTTACTCGCTATTCTCAGGGGCCATTACCGGAAGATTTATTCCCTAAATTACCTTGTAAAGCAATAATATTATGGGGAACAGATGATCCTTGGGAACCGATAGAATTGGGAGAAGAATTTAAACAGTATTCAACAGTTAAACAGTTTATTCGGTTAGAAGGAGTCGGTCATTGTCCCCAGGATGAAGCCCCCGAATTAGTTAATCCTATTTTATTAGATTGGATGCTTTCTTAA
- the def gene encoding peptide deformylase translates to MTSQVLVEKKKLEKPPFEIHYLGDRALRTPAKRVSRIDDEIRKLVREMLQTMYSADGIGLAAPQVAVNKQVIVIDCEPDNAANPPLVLINPTIIKSSAEISPFQEGCLSIPGVYMDVTRPDVVEVSFKDENGRPRTLRATELLGRAIQHELDHLNGVLFVDRVENQLALNEELAKHKFSPKAVKPIK, encoded by the coding sequence ATGACATCACAAGTTTTAGTTGAAAAGAAAAAATTAGAAAAACCGCCCTTTGAGATCCACTATTTAGGCGATCGCGCCTTGAGAACGCCTGCAAAACGAGTGTCCCGAATTGATGATGAGATTCGCAAACTCGTGCGGGAGATGTTACAAACCATGTATAGTGCGGATGGTATTGGTTTAGCCGCCCCTCAAGTCGCCGTTAATAAACAAGTGATTGTAATTGACTGCGAACCCGATAACGCTGCTAACCCGCCTTTAGTGTTAATTAATCCCACAATTATTAAAAGCAGTGCTGAAATTTCACCCTTTCAAGAAGGCTGTTTAAGTATTCCGGGGGTGTATATGGATGTGACTCGCCCGGACGTGGTAGAAGTGTCATTTAAAGATGAAAATGGCAGACCTCGAACCCTTCGCGCTACGGAATTATTAGGTCGCGCTATTCAACATGAACTGGATCATTTGAATGGGGTTTTATTTGTAGATCGAGTCGAGAATCAATTGGCATTAAATGAAGAATTAGCCAAACATAAATTCTCACCCAAAGCTGTTAAACCCATTAAATAA
- the speB gene encoding agmatinase has product MRSTFPSTAVVDFLGSEIVPDYETAKVVILPIPYEATTSYRKGCENGPASLLEASHQLECYDEELDREVCFDAGIFTHTPIADTRNGKSISAEEMLSVTQQTLKSLIEDQKFVISIGGEHSITAGVVQGYRQGYQEPFTVVQIDAHGDLRHEYEDTIHSHACVMRRIVNMGLPTVQVGIRAICQEEADLIKEKNLTVFRAREMAFNPDWIEQAIASIPTEKVFLTIDVDGIDPSLIPGVGTPEPGGLNWYSTLTFLRRLFESKDVIGCDVMELAPVVDSVVSEFTVAKLTYKLIGYQALSKGWIKP; this is encoded by the coding sequence ATGAGATCAACTTTCCCTTCGACTGCTGTTGTAGACTTTCTAGGTTCTGAAATTGTCCCTGACTACGAAACGGCTAAAGTCGTAATTTTACCTATCCCCTATGAAGCCACAACCAGCTATCGCAAGGGATGTGAAAATGGCCCTGCTAGTTTATTAGAAGCTTCTCATCAATTAGAATGTTATGATGAAGAACTTGATCGAGAAGTCTGTTTTGATGCAGGAATTTTTACCCATACTCCGATTGCAGATACTCGCAATGGTAAGAGTATTTCCGCCGAAGAAATGTTGAGTGTGACTCAACAAACTCTGAAGTCTTTAATTGAAGACCAAAAATTTGTGATTTCCATTGGTGGAGAACATAGTATTACCGCCGGGGTTGTACAGGGATATCGTCAAGGATATCAAGAACCGTTTACGGTGGTTCAAATTGATGCTCATGGCGATTTAAGACATGAATATGAAGACACAATTCATAGTCATGCTTGTGTGATGCGTCGGATTGTTAATATGGGATTACCCACTGTTCAAGTGGGAATTCGAGCCATTTGTCAAGAGGAAGCTGATTTAATTAAAGAGAAAAATTTAACGGTTTTTCGAGCTAGAGAAATGGCGTTTAATCCAGATTGGATTGAACAAGCGATCGCTAGTATTCCTACAGAAAAAGTGTTTTTAACCATTGATGTTGATGGGATTGATCCAAGTTTAATTCCTGGGGTAGGAACCCCGGAACCCGGTGGATTAAATTGGTATTCTACCCTCACATTTTTGAGGCGATTATTTGAGTCTAAAGATGTGATTGGGTGTGATGTTATGGAATTAGCTCCGGTGGTTGATTCCGTTGTTTCTGAATTTACCGTTGCTAAATTAACCTATAAATTAATCGGGTATCAAGCGTTATCAAAGGGATGGATTAAGCCGTAA
- the frr gene encoding ribosome recycling factor has translation MKLPEVEDHMNKALEATQRAFNTIRTGRANTSLLDRITVEYYGSPMPLKAVANISTPDATTIAIQPFERNMLNIVEKAILLSDIGLTPNNDGSIIRLNIPSLTTERRKELVKQVAKLAEEGKVAVRNIRRDAIDSVRKQEKSSELSKDEAADLQDSVQKLTDKYIAKIDEALAAKEKDITTV, from the coding sequence GTGAAGTTACCTGAAGTTGAAGATCACATGAATAAGGCGCTGGAAGCAACTCAGCGAGCCTTTAATACAATTCGGACTGGCCGAGCCAATACCAGTTTATTGGATCGAATTACAGTGGAATATTATGGCAGTCCCATGCCTTTAAAAGCCGTGGCGAATATTAGCACCCCCGATGCCACCACCATTGCGATTCAGCCTTTTGAACGCAATATGCTTAATATCGTTGAAAAAGCGATTTTACTTTCTGATATTGGGTTAACACCCAATAACGATGGTTCTATTATTCGTCTGAATATCCCCTCCTTAACCACTGAACGACGGAAAGAATTAGTCAAACAAGTGGCTAAATTAGCTGAAGAAGGGAAAGTCGCGGTCAGAAATATTCGTCGGGATGCCATTGACTCTGTACGGAAACAAGAAAAAAGTAGCGAACTCTCTAAAGACGAAGCGGCTGATTTACAAGACTCCGTTCAGAAACTCACAGATAAATACATTGCTAAAATCGACGAAGCCTTAGCAGCCAAAGAAAAAGACATCACGACTGTTTAA
- the pyrH gene encoding UMP kinase — MGTAYKRILLKLSGEALMGDLGYGIDPAVVQDIAQEVAEVVNMGVQVAIVVGGGNIFRGVKAAAGGMDRATADYVGMIATVMNSITLQDALEQIGVPTRVQTAIAMQEIAEPYIRRKAIRHLELNRVVIFGAGSGNPFFTTDTTAALRAAEIDAEVIFKATKVDGIYDSDPKKNPDAKRYKTLTYGYVLTHDLRVMDSTAIALCKENNIPIIVFDLTVRGNISRAVSGEPVGTLVGGLCEVT; from the coding sequence ATGGGAACAGCGTACAAACGCATTTTACTAAAATTGAGTGGCGAAGCTTTAATGGGAGATTTGGGCTATGGCATTGATCCAGCCGTCGTTCAAGATATTGCCCAAGAAGTCGCCGAAGTTGTCAATATGGGCGTACAAGTCGCCATTGTAGTCGGAGGCGGTAACATTTTTAGAGGGGTAAAAGCCGCCGCTGGGGGAATGGATCGAGCAACAGCCGATTATGTCGGAATGATTGCGACCGTAATGAATTCCATCACCTTGCAAGATGCTTTAGAACAAATTGGAGTTCCGACCCGGGTACAAACGGCGATCGCCATGCAGGAAATTGCCGAACCTTATATCAGACGCAAAGCCATTCGCCACCTAGAACTTAATCGGGTGGTTATTTTTGGGGCGGGTTCAGGGAATCCTTTTTTCACAACGGATACAACCGCAGCATTACGAGCGGCGGAAATTGATGCCGAAGTGATTTTCAAAGCCACCAAGGTAGATGGTATTTATGACAGTGATCCGAAAAAGAACCCAGACGCAAAACGTTACAAAACATTGACCTACGGCTACGTTCTCACCCATGATTTACGGGTAATGGACAGTACAGCCATTGCGCTGTGCAAAGAAAATAATATCCCTATTATTGTATTTGACCTGACTGTCCGGGGAAATATTAGCCGTGCGGTGAGTGGTGAACCTGTTGGAACCTTAGTAGGAGGTTTGTGTGAAGTTACCTGA
- a CDS encoding thioredoxin family protein, with amino-acid sequence MQGTLIPSYAPDFELPGVDDEVHHLARYLEEYRAVVVIFMCNHCPYVRFYLNRLKQLQQEYREHGVILVGINANDASQYPDDSFENMKIFAEEQKLNFPYIRDITQEVAHCFGASHTPEIFLLDHDGIIRYRGLIDDNPSSAEAVTTPYLKNAIAQLLNHQPITPEHTDSIGCSIKWRH; translated from the coding sequence ATGCAGGGTACTTTAATTCCTAGCTACGCTCCAGATTTTGAATTACCAGGAGTTGATGATGAAGTGCATCATTTAGCTCGTTATTTAGAAGAATATCGAGCCGTTGTTGTTATATTTATGTGTAACCACTGTCCCTATGTTCGTTTCTATTTAAACCGTCTCAAACAGTTGCAACAAGAGTATCGGGAACACGGGGTTATTTTAGTGGGTATTAATGCTAATGATGCTAGTCAATATCCCGATGATAGTTTTGAAAATATGAAAATTTTTGCGGAAGAACAGAAGCTAAACTTTCCCTATATTCGAGATATCACTCAAGAGGTTGCTCACTGTTTTGGAGCCTCTCATACCCCAGAAATTTTTTTATTAGATCATGACGGAATTATTCGCTATCGGGGATTAATTGATGATAATCCTTCCTCGGCTGAAGCCGTGACAACCCCTTATTTAAAAAATGCGATCGCTCAACTCCTGAATCATCAACCCATTACTCCAGAACATACAGACTCGATTGGTTGTTCGATTAAATGGAGACATTGA
- a CDS encoding restriction endonuclease yields the protein MTDTIKPIQKILFGCPGTGKSYKIREIAEKQLNISFDSDTKILKNTVKTVFHPEYTYGDFMGKLLPLTQGTNVIYKFYPGHFLKVLGMAYRGLIEGNNEHYLLVIDELNRGNAAAIFGTVFQLLDRESDHWSSYEVDIYEMELVGLLNAMGYKPDVKTDGSIKIDENGTENPFDKFCKELEIDLKNQSNNNGLRVLELLKQNKISIPNNLSIIATINTSDESIYYLDSAFKRRWNWQYIPIDVNESEYLLSIKGKEVILSIPNEFDSDTEEYIFEKLNWIKLINDINYIIKINSKTIRRIEDKQIGVWFIKPDEQGEIPLEQVKYKLMFYLWNSVFDRDKKPLEEIISKAVKKEIKLITYDDFVQYTEVFLMYLYD from the coding sequence ATGACCGACACTATTAAACCGATTCAAAAAATTCTGTTTGGCTGTCCAGGGACAGGGAAAAGCTACAAAATTCGGGAAATTGCAGAAAAACAGCTAAACATAAGCTTTGATTCAGATACTAAAATTCTTAAAAATACGGTCAAAACGGTATTCCATCCTGAATATACCTATGGTGACTTCATGGGTAAACTGTTACCTCTGACTCAGGGAACTAACGTAATTTATAAATTTTACCCTGGACATTTTTTAAAAGTCTTGGGAATGGCTTACCGAGGGTTAATAGAGGGAAATAATGAACATTACTTATTAGTGATTGATGAACTCAACCGAGGGAATGCTGCTGCTATTTTTGGAACAGTTTTTCAACTTTTAGATCGAGAAAGCGATCATTGGTCTAGTTATGAAGTTGATATTTACGAAATGGAGTTAGTAGGATTATTAAATGCAATGGGATATAAACCCGATGTCAAAACCGATGGTTCAATTAAAATTGATGAGAATGGAACGGAGAATCCATTTGATAAATTTTGTAAAGAACTAGAAATTGATTTAAAAAATCAAAGTAACAATAACGGCTTAAGAGTTTTAGAGCTTCTCAAGCAAAACAAAATCAGTATTCCTAATAATCTATCTATTATAGCGACCATCAATACTTCTGATGAATCAATTTATTATCTTGATAGTGCATTTAAAAGGCGTTGGAATTGGCAATATATTCCAATAGATGTTAATGAATCAGAATACCTACTTTCTATCAAAGGGAAAGAAGTAATATTATCTATACCGAATGAATTTGATAGTGACACAGAAGAATATATATTTGAAAAATTAAACTGGATTAAGCTTATAAATGACATCAATTATATTATCAAAATAAATTCTAAAACAATCAGAAGAATTGAGGATAAACAAATTGGAGTTTGGTTTATAAAACCTGATGAACAGGGAGAAATACCTTTAGAACAAGTAAAATATAAACTAATGTTCTATCTTTGGAATAGTGTTTTTGATAGAGACAAAAAACCCCTAGAAGAAATTATTTCAAAAGCTGTAAAAAAAGAAATCAAGTTAATTACTTATGATGATTTTGTTCAGTATACAGAAGTATTTTTGATGTATTTGTATGACTAA
- a CDS encoding heavy-metal-associated domain-containing protein gives MTIEIKVPSMVCQACANTITKAIKSLDAEADVQINLDTKTVNIKGKPSETAVKEAVVSVGHTVES, from the coding sequence ATGACTATTGAAATCAAAGTTCCTTCGATGGTGTGTCAAGCCTGCGCCAATACTATTACCAAAGCCATTAAATCTTTGGATGCTGAGGCTGATGTGCAAATTAATTTAGACACGAAAACGGTCAATATTAAGGGTAAACCGTCGGAAACCGCCGTTAAAGAAGCGGTTGTATCCGTTGGTCATACCGTAGAGTCTTAA